One window from the genome of Halomicrobium zhouii encodes:
- a CDS encoding DUF4097 family beta strand repeat-containing protein, with the protein MRRRRFLGVTAALAVTGTAGCVGVDASSRTETHEFDVSTGTDVVVSNTLGDLTVEEGDAESLRVRAEKHDGLGNDDAFDNVRVATEATDEQFEVSVVDERDDRFVKATWLHLRLSVPSGVAVTEVTGDDGDVTVDGAGGALTVDVEDGDVDVRDRDGDVTVTADDGDHTYRGLGGDLTVSGDDGDVTAERVGGDVAIDLDDGDADVSDVDGAVSVETGDGDVDARSVGALDAVTGDDGDVAVDVPAIRDDARIEVDDGDVIARLGSDLDARLVLETDGGDVDTSGLDERLGVEGDVERLATTLGEGTHTLRITTDDGDVELQSLD; encoded by the coding sequence GTGAGGCGACGCCGATTTCTCGGCGTGACGGCTGCGCTCGCGGTTACCGGAACAGCCGGTTGCGTGGGCGTCGACGCGTCGTCGAGGACCGAGACCCACGAGTTCGACGTCTCGACAGGGACGGACGTCGTCGTGAGTAACACGCTCGGTGACCTCACCGTCGAGGAGGGGGACGCGGAATCGCTCCGGGTTCGCGCGGAGAAACACGATGGGCTCGGGAACGACGACGCTTTCGACAACGTTCGCGTGGCGACCGAGGCGACGGACGAACAGTTCGAGGTGTCGGTCGTCGACGAGCGTGACGATCGGTTCGTCAAGGCGACGTGGCTTCACCTTCGGCTCTCCGTTCCGTCGGGCGTCGCCGTCACGGAGGTCACCGGTGACGACGGAGACGTGACCGTCGACGGCGCGGGGGGCGCGCTCACGGTGGACGTCGAGGACGGCGACGTCGACGTGCGGGACCGCGACGGCGACGTCACTGTGACCGCGGACGACGGCGACCACACGTACCGGGGCCTCGGCGGGGACCTCACGGTGTCCGGTGACGACGGCGACGTGACCGCCGAGCGGGTGGGCGGCGACGTGGCTATCGATCTCGACGACGGCGACGCCGACGTGTCGGACGTCGACGGGGCGGTCTCGGTGGAGACCGGCGACGGCGACGTCGACGCACGCTCGGTCGGTGCGCTCGACGCGGTCACCGGCGACGACGGTGACGTTGCGGTGGACGTGCCGGCGATACGTGACGACGCCCGCATCGAGGTCGACGACGGAGACGTGATCGCACGGCTCGGGTCGGACCTGGACGCACGGCTCGTACTGGAGACGGACGGTGGCGACGTCGACACGTCCGGGCTCGACGAACGGCTCGGCGTGGAGGGAGACGTCGAGCGGCTCGCAACCACGCTCGGCGAGGGAACGCACACGTTGCGGATAACCACCGACGACGGGGACGTCGAGTTGCAGTCGCTGGACTGA
- a CDS encoding alpha/beta hydrolase, which translates to MDAIAVPGARDVRATLDGDEDADAVVVACPPHPQYGGSRTDQRLRAVSDALVDRGFACLRFDYGPWDDGRGERRDAVNALAWADERFAAVGLFGYSFGAGIALRAAGDADLSPAAVSVLAPPADAVDALDGVPCPAQIIYGERDDTVDSTTVAQRARELGMQVRELPADHHFVGQTDRVATVVADFFDDLF; encoded by the coding sequence ATGGACGCGATCGCGGTCCCCGGCGCGCGGGACGTCCGGGCCACGCTCGACGGTGACGAGGACGCCGACGCCGTCGTCGTCGCCTGCCCACCGCATCCCCAGTACGGCGGGTCCCGCACGGACCAGCGTCTCCGGGCCGTCAGCGACGCGCTGGTCGACCGCGGGTTCGCCTGTCTCCGGTTCGACTACGGCCCCTGGGACGACGGTCGCGGCGAACGCCGGGACGCCGTCAACGCCCTGGCGTGGGCCGACGAGCGGTTCGCGGCCGTCGGCCTGTTCGGCTACAGCTTCGGGGCCGGAATCGCGCTCCGGGCCGCTGGAGACGCGGACCTTTCGCCCGCGGCAGTCAGCGTGCTCGCTCCACCTGCCGACGCTGTCGACGCCCTGGACGGCGTCCCCTGTCCAGCCCAGATTATCTACGGAGAACGCGACGATACCGTCGATTCGACCACAGTAGCCCAGCGCGCCCGGGAACTGGGAATGCAGGTGCGGGAACTCCCCGCCGACCACCACTTCGTCGGACAGACCGATCGGGTCGCGACGGTGGTCGCGGATTTCTTCGACGACCTGTTCTGA